From the genome of Stigmatella aurantiaca, one region includes:
- a CDS encoding RNA polymerase sigma factor, which yields MGETEGLTDQVRRAAQGERSAFNALYRRTRPLVARLVAGFGTLDADEVEDVIQEAYVRAFRGLPRLKEAAAFEPWLLAIARNRARTRLERRSSLRRLEEELPDPAPEAVPAFPEALQVERDIAVVRQLIAELPEGEEKTTVHLFYIEGHLTAREIAEQLGVGKSAVTMRLERFRGRIKRELLQRVLAGRWE from the coding sequence GTGGGTGAAACAGAGGGACTCACGGACCAGGTGCGGCGGGCGGCCCAAGGGGAGAGGTCTGCCTTCAATGCGCTGTACCGGCGCACCCGTCCCCTGGTGGCGCGGCTGGTCGCGGGTTTCGGCACGTTGGATGCCGACGAGGTGGAGGACGTCATTCAAGAGGCCTATGTGCGGGCGTTCCGGGGGTTGCCCCGGCTGAAGGAGGCCGCGGCGTTCGAGCCGTGGCTGCTGGCCATTGCCCGGAACCGGGCCCGCACGCGCCTGGAGCGCCGCTCGTCCCTCCGGCGGCTGGAAGAGGAACTGCCGGATCCGGCCCCCGAGGCGGTACCGGCCTTTCCCGAGGCGCTCCAGGTGGAGCGGGACATCGCGGTGGTGCGCCAGCTCATCGCCGAGCTGCCCGAGGGTGAGGAGAAGACGACCGTGCACCTGTTCTACATCGAGGGGCATCTCACGGCGCGGGAGATTGCCGAGCAGCTCGGGGTGGGCAAGAGCGCGGTGACGATGCGGCTGGAGCGCTTCCGCGGGCGCATCAAACGGGAGCTGCTCCAGCGGGTGCTCGCCGGACGGTGGGAGTGA
- a CDS encoding OPT/YSL family transporter → MADVSSSPPGSARFGWLPAPGTWKFHLLLSAVAIFILGPLGGVAASYMNFSLGFFVGGQVLAGILGSAVTYGYGPEGKHGANFMQTMAASVASLCAMAVLLQAMVWLGMPQPPAWHLMLFVGCVGMFGVGVGMLYTPLLVDRLQLDYPSGYAVANILRALTDKRILKVSIAKLGGGTALGALVAWLTETSRTLASLGVSGSTLGAGMVVGSRVTVPALLGGLVGLALTPPLREWGWLGPQDPFRKIGFLAGLGMICGAAVVDLALLARQAVDRVRNRAQAVEGEVPAWKQVSLPRLFAWVAFWGVAVVAVATQLLNQPLGFVLFGMALSLLFVLINGISYGITDQNPISSAFVVSVLLMSMLGLKNPVVAVMSSSILLICTSVGCDMQQDRSTGWRLGTDRTIQFRYQVVGIVMGSVLCVGLARVFMTAYPVLAINQLDTPGADVGQWNSAMTYKLVGAIRSLGALSDHTLKALAVGLGLGFVLEVARKVLRGNARYQGFVKGSPRGAAVGWTMDSVVLASPYASSFGAFVSLPSAIWFGVGGIASSLWNTWTKRSAPQASGTPGEGGEAVPEDMSTTSLLGGGLIAGESLFFLVVGLVGLVTLLG, encoded by the coding sequence ATGGCTGATGTGTCTTCGTCTCCCCCCGGAAGTGCCCGGTTTGGCTGGTTGCCGGCGCCAGGCACCTGGAAGTTCCACCTGCTCTTGAGCGCGGTGGCCATCTTCATCCTGGGGCCCCTGGGCGGCGTGGCCGCCTCCTATATGAACTTCAGCCTGGGGTTCTTCGTGGGCGGGCAGGTGCTGGCGGGCATCCTGGGCAGCGCCGTCACGTACGGCTATGGCCCCGAGGGCAAGCACGGCGCCAACTTCATGCAGACGATGGCCGCCTCGGTGGCGTCCCTGTGCGCCATGGCGGTGCTGCTCCAGGCCATGGTGTGGCTGGGCATGCCGCAGCCGCCCGCCTGGCACCTGATGCTCTTCGTCGGGTGCGTGGGCATGTTCGGCGTGGGCGTGGGTATGCTCTACACGCCGCTGCTCGTGGACCGGCTGCAGCTCGACTACCCCTCGGGCTACGCGGTGGCCAACATCCTCCGGGCGCTCACCGACAAGCGCATCCTCAAGGTCTCCATCGCCAAGCTGGGCGGCGGCACGGCCCTGGGCGCGCTGGTGGCCTGGCTCACCGAGACGTCGCGGACCTTGGCGAGCCTAGGGGTGAGCGGCTCCACGTTGGGCGCGGGCATGGTGGTGGGCAGCCGCGTCACGGTGCCAGCCCTCCTGGGCGGCCTGGTGGGCCTGGCCCTTACACCCCCCTTGCGGGAGTGGGGCTGGCTGGGGCCGCAGGATCCGTTTCGCAAGATTGGCTTCCTGGCCGGCCTGGGGATGATCTGCGGCGCCGCCGTGGTCGACCTGGCCCTGCTGGCGCGGCAGGCGGTGGACCGCGTGCGCAACCGGGCGCAGGCGGTGGAAGGCGAGGTGCCCGCTTGGAAGCAGGTGAGCCTGCCCCGGCTGTTCGCGTGGGTGGCCTTCTGGGGCGTGGCGGTGGTGGCCGTGGCCACGCAGCTCCTGAATCAGCCCCTGGGCTTCGTCCTGTTCGGCATGGCGCTGTCGCTGCTCTTCGTGCTCATCAACGGCATCTCCTACGGCATCACCGACCAGAACCCCATCTCCAGCGCCTTCGTCGTCTCGGTGCTGCTGATGTCGATGCTGGGGCTGAAGAACCCGGTGGTGGCGGTGATGTCCTCCAGCATCCTGCTCATCTGCACCTCGGTGGGCTGTGACATGCAGCAGGACCGCTCCACCGGCTGGCGGCTGGGCACGGACCGGACGATCCAGTTCCGCTACCAGGTGGTGGGCATCGTGATGGGCTCGGTGCTGTGCGTGGGGCTGGCGCGCGTCTTCATGACGGCCTACCCCGTGCTGGCCATCAACCAGCTCGACACGCCGGGCGCGGACGTGGGGCAGTGGAACTCGGCGATGACGTACAAGCTCGTGGGCGCCATCCGGAGCCTGGGGGCGCTGTCGGACCACACCCTGAAGGCGCTGGCGGTGGGCCTGGGGCTCGGCTTCGTCCTGGAGGTCGCCCGCAAGGTGCTCCGGGGCAACGCGCGCTACCAGGGGTTCGTGAAGGGCTCGCCCCGGGGCGCCGCGGTGGGGTGGACGATGGACTCGGTGGTGCTGGCGAGCCCCTACGCCTCGTCGTTCGGCGCCTTCGTCAGCCTGCCGTCGGCCATCTGGTTCGGCGTGGGCGGCATCGCCTCGTCGCTCTGGAACACCTGGACGAAGCGCAGCGCCCCCCAGGCCTCGGGAACGCCGGGCGAGGGGGGAGAGGCGGTGCCCGAGGACATGAGCACCACCTCCCTGCTGGGTGGAGGCCTCATCGCCGGCGAGTCGCTCTTCTTCCTCGTCGTGGGGCTCGTCGGCCTGGTGACGCTGCTGGGCTGA